A genomic region of Bernardetia sp. ABR2-2B contains the following coding sequences:
- a CDS encoding RNA methyltransferase, translated as MTNAQRKFLRSFQQKKVRKQENCFLIEGAKITTETLKATNSDYKIKQLFITQEFLDSLKKQNVLNDKVSGSDTDFEIILSTPRQLSEAGSLKSNNAAIAVVEIPFLTVPKKLESLALLLENINDPGNLGTIIRIADWYGIADIFCSEQTVDLYNSKTLSSTMGSFLRVRVHYGNEFDFLKLAEGNTFGAFLDGKNVHQTKFPQKGILVIGSESHGISEKLGKEILNKVTIPSFAPKNKENAESLNAAVATAIICDNWRRN; from the coding sequence ATGACAAACGCACAAAGAAAATTTCTACGTTCATTTCAACAGAAAAAAGTACGAAAACAAGAAAATTGCTTTTTGATAGAAGGTGCAAAAATAACTACCGAGACACTTAAAGCAACAAATTCAGATTACAAAATAAAACAACTTTTTATTACACAAGAGTTTTTAGATAGTTTAAAAAAACAAAATGTTCTGAATGATAAAGTAAGTGGTTCAGATACTGATTTTGAAATTATTTTATCTACTCCAAGACAACTTTCAGAAGCAGGTTCTTTAAAGTCTAATAATGCTGCGATTGCTGTGGTAGAAATTCCTTTTTTAACAGTTCCCAAAAAACTAGAAAGTCTAGCTTTACTTTTAGAAAATATCAATGACCCCGGTAATTTGGGTACAATTATCCGAATTGCAGATTGGTATGGAATAGCAGATATTTTTTGCTCTGAACAAACAGTTGATTTATACAACTCAAAAACGCTTTCTTCTACTATGGGTTCTTTTCTGCGTGTACGTGTGCATTACGGAAATGAATTTGACTTTTTGAAACTAGCAGAAGGAAATACTTTTGGTGCTTTTTTAGATGGAAAAAACGTACATCAAACCAAATTTCCACAAAAAGGGATTTTAGTTATTGGAAGCGAATCTCACGGAATATCAGAAAAACTAGGAAAAGAAATTTTGAATAAAGTTACAATTCCTAGTTTTGCGCCAAAGAATAAAGAAAATGCAGAATCTTTAAATGCTGCCGTTGCTACGGCTATTATTTGTGATAATTGGCGAAGAAATTAA